A genome region from Gossypium hirsutum isolate 1008001.06 chromosome A04, Gossypium_hirsutum_v2.1, whole genome shotgun sequence includes the following:
- the LOC107933408 gene encoding pentatricopeptide repeat-containing protein At1g13040, mitochondrial, which yields MYHALGTTRLIFRARISRFVKTGLIDQAVHLFDEMTQSDCRVFGIDYNRFIGVLIRHSRFDLAERYYFQMFPQGFSLTPFTYSRFISGLCTVKNFSLIELLLDDMDKLNYVPDIWAFNIYLNLLFKEKKVELALEVFYSIVEKGRDPDVVTYTIMIDGMCKAGKLDNAVEFWKEMVGKGLKPDKKACCALVIWLCEGGKVDLAYELIIEVIKGGDVEFSSLLFNALINGFCKMRRIDKAQAIKSFMTKNGCQPDLVTYNILLNYCCNELMLEEAEKLMKKMERNRMGPDVYSYNQMIKGLCNADRLDKAYFLMVNKMEPNGLADAVSYNTIIKAFCKGGHVRKAYKLFEEMSRRGISPDVATYTTLIKVILNEGSSDVAKALINHMSGMRLLPDQIFYTTIIDHLCKSGKVERACGIFNDMIMQGVNPDVISYNALINGFCKSNRVNEALHLYEEMQTKGLSPDETTYKLIIGGLVREKKLAKACTVWDQMMEKGFTLDGALSETLINAIQSTDSA from the coding sequence ATGTATCACGCTCTGGGCACGACCCGCCTAATATTCCGTGCCCGCATCTCAAGATTCGTTAAAACTGGCCTCATCGACCAAGCCGTCCACCTGTTCGACGAAATGACTCAATCAGATTGCCGAGTCTTTGGCATCGACTACAACCGATTCATCGGCGTCCTTATTCGTCATTCCCGTTTCGACTTAGCTGAACGCTACTACTTCCAAATGTTCCCTCAGGGTTTCTCTCTGACCCCATTTACTTACTCTCGATTTATCTCTGGTTTATGCACTGTCAAAAACTTTAGTCTCATTGAGCTTCTTTTAGATGATATGGATAAATTGAATTATGTTCCTGATATTTGGGCGTTTAACATTTATTTGAATCTTTTGTTTAAAGAGAAAAAGGTAGAGTTAGCTTTAGAGGTTTTTTATAGCATAGTTGAGAAAGGGAGAGACCCGGATGTTGTAACGTATACGATAATGATTGATGGGATGTGTAAAGCTGGGAAGCTTGATAATGCTGTTGAGTTTTGGAAGGAAATGGTGGGGAAAGGTTTAAAACCAGATAAGAAAGCCTGTTGTGCGCTTGTCATTTGGTTGTGCGAAGGTGGGAAGGTTGATTTGGCGTATGAGCTTATTATTGAGGTGATTAAGGGTGGAGATGTAGAGTTTAGTTCATTGCTCTTTAATGCACTGATTAATGGGTTTTGTAAAATGAGGAGAATCGATAAGGCGCAGGCAATAAAGTCGTTTATGACAAAAAATGGGTGTCAGCCGGATTTGGttacttataatattttgttgaattATTGTTGTAATGAGCTTATGTTGGAGGAGGCAGAGAAGTTGATGAAGAAGATGGAGAGGAACAGGATGGGACCTGATGTTTATAGTTATAACCAGATGATTAAGGGGCTTTGTAATGCTGATCGGTTGGATAAAGCATACTTCTTGATGGTTAATAAGATGGAGCCGAATGGGTTGGCTGATGCTGTTTCTTATAATACCATTATCAAAGCATTTTGCAAAGGTGGTCATGTTCGAAAAGCTTACAAACTTTTTGAGGAAATGAGTAGGAGGGGGATTTCACCTGATGTTGCGACATACACAACTCTTATAAAAGTTATTCTTAATGAAGGTAGTTCCGATGTAGCTAAAGCACTTATCAATCATATGTCAGGGATGCGTCTGTTGCCTGATCAGATTTTCTATACTACGATTATTGACCACCTATGCAAAAGTGGGAAAGTTGAAAGGGCTTGTGGAATTTTTAATGACATGATAATGCAGGGAGTTAACCCTGATGTGATTTCATACAATGCCCTCATCAATGGGTTTTGCAAGTCTAACAGAGTAAATGAAGCTTTACATCTATACGAGGAAATGCAGACTAAAGGGCTCTCTCCTGATGAAACAACTTACAAATTGATAATTGGAGGGCTTGTACGGGAAAAGAAACTTGCTAAGGCTTGCACAGTATGGGATCAAATGATGGAGAAGGGTTTTACTCTTGACGGAGCTCTTTCAGAGACACTGATCAATGCTATCCAATCAACAGACTCTGCATAA
- the LOC107933347 gene encoding uncharacterized protein, with product MKAGELRHAMLRPGDSKHCGLKTHDLPATLLPQRGRNQRVPLRGPIDQDLHPHPLGPSQPEPHHDSQPHLPLHVWVPPPIHHEDRRPQLRSRPSPFQGPTPEEVMLQPHLHDQHPSSSSVRPQHEINEGDQHQRWHPQQHRPHSGVFLPSVRQTDPLTLSTATSCIIFWLIVILAGLLVLMVYLIFRPHRPLFDLNGFTLNAATLDTGYLLDADVTLLVNFTNPNKKVSIDFNRLSLDLYFDETLIATQYIEPFSAAKGQTMFASIHMIASQVSLSMKEALLFENQIKNNQVLFSVKGAFRARSKLGGFMKYSYWLHSYCGIIVSSPPTGVLREKNCRTKH from the exons ATGAAGGCAG GGGAGCTTCGCCATGCTATGCTTAGACCGGGTGATTCCAAGCACTGTGGGCTCAAAACC CATGATCTACCTGCTACCTTGCTGCCACAACGTGGTCGCAACCAGCGTGTCCCACTACGAGGTCCTATAGACCAAGACTTACATCCTCATCCACTCGGCCCGTCACAGCCGGAGCCACATCATGACAGCCAACCTCACCTGCCACTTCATGTTTGGGTGCCACCACCAATACATCATGAAGATCGACGCCCCCAATTACGATCACGACCTTCACCGTTTCAAGGTCCAACTCCAGAAGAAGTAATGCTACAACCCCATCTTCATGACCAACATCCTAGCTCATCATCAGTAAGACCGCAGCATGAAATCAATGAAGGTGACCAGCACCAACGCTGGCATCCCCAACAACACCGTCCTCACTCTGGTGTTTTCCTCCCAAGTGTCCGTCAAACCGACCCTCTAACATTATCTACGGCAACTTCCTGTATAATTTTTTGGCTGATCGTGATACTTGCTGGCCTACTCGTTCTTATGGTCTATCTCATCTTTCGACCACATAGACCACTCTTCGATCTCAACGGCTTCACCTTGAACGCGGCCACCCTTGACACAGGTTACCTGCTGGATGCAGATGTCACTCTACTGGTTAACTTCACAAATCCGAACAAGAAAGTGAGCATTGATTTCAATCGCCTGTCTCTTGATCTTTACTTCGACGAAACCTTGATTGCTACTCAATACATAGAACCTTTCTCAGCTGCAAAAGGTCAGACCATGTTTGCAAGTATTCATATGATAGCCAGTCAGGTTAGTCTTTCAATGAAAGAAGCACTGCTGTTTGAGAACCAGATCAAGAACAATCAAGTTCTATTTTCAGTCAAAGGGGCATTTCGAGCTCGATCCAAACTTGGAGGGTTTATGAAATATTCGTATTGGTTGCATAGTTATTGTGGCATCATAGTTTCAAGCCCTCCAACTGGGGTCTTGAGAGAAAAAAATTGCAGAACTAAACACTGA